The Streptomyces sp. Alt3 genome has a segment encoding these proteins:
- a CDS encoding HAD-IIA family hydrolase, translating into MAERKPIESWLTDMDGVLIHEGTPIPGADAFIKRLRDSGLPFLVLTNNSIYTARDLHARLKRMGLDVPVENIWTSALATAQFLDDQRPRGTAYVIGEAGLTTALHDIGYVLTDHEPDYVVLGETRTYSFEALTKAIRLINGGARFICTNPDETGPSAEGPLPATGSVAALITKATGKAPYFAGKPNPLMMRTGLNAIGAHSETSAMIGDRMDTDVLAGLEAGMQTFLVLTGLTTEADMDRYPFRPSTVVESIADLVDLVDLPMP; encoded by the coding sequence ATGGCAGAGCGCAAGCCGATCGAATCCTGGCTGACCGACATGGACGGCGTCCTCATCCACGAGGGCACGCCGATCCCCGGGGCCGACGCCTTCATCAAGCGGCTGCGGGATTCCGGACTGCCCTTCCTGGTCCTCACCAACAACTCCATCTACACCGCCCGCGACCTGCACGCGCGCCTCAAGCGCATGGGTCTGGACGTGCCCGTGGAGAACATCTGGACCTCCGCCCTGGCCACCGCCCAGTTCCTGGACGACCAGCGGCCGCGCGGCACGGCGTACGTCATCGGCGAGGCGGGCCTCACCACGGCGCTGCACGACATCGGCTACGTCCTCACCGACCACGAGCCGGACTACGTCGTCCTCGGAGAGACCCGCACCTACAGCTTCGAGGCGCTCACCAAGGCGATCCGCCTGATCAACGGCGGTGCCCGCTTCATCTGCACCAACCCCGACGAGACCGGCCCGTCCGCCGAGGGCCCGCTGCCCGCGACCGGCTCGGTCGCCGCGCTGATCACGAAGGCCACCGGCAAGGCCCCGTACTTCGCGGGCAAGCCCAACCCGCTGATGATGCGGACCGGGCTCAACGCGATCGGCGCGCACTCCGAGACCTCCGCCATGATCGGCGACCGGATGGACACCGACGTGCTGGCCGGGCTGGAGGCGGGGATGCAGACCTTCCTGGTCCTCACCGGTCTGACCACGGAGGCCGACATGGACCGCTACCCCTTCCGGCCCTCCACGGTGGTCGAATCGATCGCGGACCTCGTCGACCTGGTCGACCTGCCGATGCCGTGA
- a CDS encoding heme-degrading domain-containing protein, with translation MSTGAPTISELIAQERRLTLPRFGYDDAYALGGLLVALARERHAPVAIDIRRGGQQLFHAALPGSSADNDAWIERKRRVVERYGESSYLVGTRFRAKGTTFEQSSRLDPDTYAAHGGSFPIAVEGAGVIGSVTVSGLPQAEDHALVVQALEQFTAGPRD, from the coding sequence ATGAGCACCGGTGCACCGACCATCTCCGAGCTGATCGCGCAGGAGCGGCGTCTGACGCTGCCGCGCTTCGGCTACGACGACGCGTACGCGCTGGGCGGCCTGCTGGTCGCGCTGGCCCGTGAGCGGCACGCCCCGGTCGCGATCGACATCCGGCGGGGCGGTCAGCAGCTGTTCCATGCCGCGCTGCCGGGTTCGAGCGCGGACAACGACGCCTGGATCGAGCGCAAGCGCAGGGTCGTGGAGCGGTACGGGGAGAGCTCGTACCTCGTCGGGACGCGTTTCCGGGCGAAGGGCACGACGTTCGAGCAGTCCTCGCGACTGGACCCGGACACGTACGCCGCGCACGGCGGCTCGTTCCCGATCGCCGTGGAGGGTGCGGGCGTGATCGGTTCGGTCACGGTGTCCGGTCTCCCGCAGGCCGAGGACCACGCGCTGGTGGTGCAGGCGCTGGAGCAGTTCACGGCCGGCCCGCGGGACTGA
- a CDS encoding SEC-C domain-containing protein, which yields MRPDTPADHITEAERLLRTAGQYPEDHEPLFLQAAAHLELAGERARASTLYDELLGSTDIPVENPHRVKALKASNLWEYGHEAEARAIIDGIRAAGPLDAAPWEIAAETLEAHDELEAAHDFFSTALTLLLAPGEEVPYATESLLIGRHRVRRLMGVAHDAWDELADTLHTAAVPLDELHDPKRLWALGSSDPGELRAEINRLRAELGTYRSALSRPFPVAVLHWPEDELRELLTAYPELAQEYVSHEDHLARLEAALRDLHAAGTPNLGIVTGTVPSYEAFAASEAASPSDPDLLPQYATTLAARGRAVPWPPARSAACWCGSERPYRSCHGVS from the coding sequence ATGCGCCCCGACACGCCTGCTGACCACATCACCGAAGCCGAGCGCCTGCTCCGCACCGCGGGGCAGTATCCGGAGGACCACGAACCGCTGTTCCTCCAGGCCGCCGCCCATCTGGAGCTCGCCGGAGAGCGCGCCCGCGCGAGCACGCTCTACGACGAACTCCTGGGATCCACCGATATCCCCGTCGAGAACCCGCACCGGGTCAAAGCGCTCAAAGCGTCCAACCTGTGGGAGTACGGCCACGAGGCGGAGGCCCGCGCGATCATCGACGGCATCCGCGCCGCAGGTCCGCTCGACGCGGCACCGTGGGAGATCGCCGCGGAGACGCTGGAGGCGCACGACGAGCTGGAGGCGGCCCACGACTTCTTCTCGACCGCGCTGACGCTCCTCCTCGCGCCGGGCGAGGAAGTGCCGTACGCCACCGAGTCGCTCCTGATCGGACGGCACCGGGTGCGCAGGCTGATGGGCGTCGCCCATGACGCGTGGGACGAGCTGGCCGACACGCTCCACACGGCCGCCGTCCCGCTGGACGAGCTGCACGACCCGAAGCGCCTGTGGGCCCTCGGCTCGTCGGACCCGGGCGAGCTGCGGGCGGAGATCAACCGGCTCCGCGCCGAACTGGGCACCTACCGGAGCGCGTTGTCCCGTCCGTTCCCCGTCGCGGTACTCCACTGGCCCGAGGACGAGCTGCGTGAACTCCTCACCGCCTACCCGGAGCTGGCCCAGGAGTACGTCTCGCACGAGGACCATCTGGCGCGTCTGGAGGCCGCGTTGCGGGATCTGCATGCCGCCGGCACGCCGAACCTCGGCATCGTGACGGGCACGGTCCCCTCCTACGAGGCGTTCGCCGCCTCGGAGGCCGCGTCCCCCTCCGACCCCGACCTGCTCCCCCAGTACGCGACGACGCTCGCGGCCCGGGGCCGCGCCGTCCCGTGGCCGCCGGCGCGCAGCGCGGCGTGCTGGTGCGGTTCGGAGCGTCCGTACCGCTCGTGCCACGGGGTGAGCTGA
- a CDS encoding ROK family transcriptional regulator: protein MNRSNSRSGGANLPSLRHHNASLVLDLLRVAGEQGISRLELAERTGLTPQAVSKITARLRTEGLAAEAGRLASTGGKPRTVLRLVPEAGYAVGLHLDRDELTAVLADLAGTTVATRTLPLDLGAPAAEVLATATRAVRTVRADAPLAPGAAAPQVFGVGVALPGPLDHRGGVLHRVTGFPQWDGYPLRDALAEHTGLPVVVDKDTNAAALGLALRERADADFAYLHLGTGLGAGLVLGGAVHRGARTGAGEFGHQTLQLDGPPCDCGGRGCVEALCLAADARGDIAEAARVLGAGAANLVGLLDIDRVVLGGRTVAAHEDAYVSGVRAVIEERARREGTGAAVPVTVAGGGDRPVAEGAAQLVLAPLFGRAGEDGGERAPLRQGATGRGRSSGS from the coding sequence GTGAACAGGAGTAACAGCAGGAGCGGCGGGGCGAACCTCCCCTCCCTGCGCCACCACAACGCGTCGCTCGTCCTCGACCTGCTGCGCGTGGCCGGTGAGCAGGGCATCAGCCGGCTGGAGCTCGCCGAGCGCACCGGACTCACCCCGCAGGCCGTCAGCAAGATCACCGCCCGGCTCCGGACGGAGGGCCTCGCCGCGGAAGCCGGCCGGCTCGCCTCCACCGGAGGCAAGCCCCGCACCGTCCTGCGCCTCGTCCCGGAAGCCGGATACGCCGTCGGGCTCCACCTGGACCGCGACGAACTCACCGCCGTCCTCGCCGACCTCGCCGGCACCACGGTCGCGACCCGCACCCTCCCGCTGGACCTCGGAGCCCCGGCCGCCGAGGTCCTCGCCACGGCCACCCGCGCGGTGCGGACGGTACGGGCCGACGCCCCTCTGGCCCCCGGGGCCGCGGCCCCGCAGGTCTTCGGCGTGGGCGTCGCCCTGCCCGGCCCGCTGGACCACCGCGGCGGGGTGCTGCACCGGGTCACCGGCTTCCCGCAGTGGGACGGCTACCCACTGCGCGACGCCCTCGCCGAGCACACAGGGCTGCCCGTCGTCGTCGACAAGGACACCAACGCCGCCGCCCTCGGTCTCGCCCTGCGGGAACGGGCCGACGCCGACTTCGCCTACCTCCACCTGGGCACCGGCCTCGGCGCCGGACTCGTCCTCGGAGGAGCCGTGCACCGCGGGGCGCGCACCGGGGCCGGAGAGTTCGGCCACCAGACGCTCCAGCTGGACGGGCCCCCGTGCGACTGCGGCGGGCGTGGCTGCGTGGAGGCGCTCTGCCTGGCCGCCGACGCCCGCGGCGACATCGCCGAGGCGGCCCGGGTCCTCGGAGCGGGCGCCGCCAACCTCGTCGGGCTCCTCGACATCGACCGGGTCGTCCTCGGCGGACGTACGGTCGCCGCCCACGAGGACGCCTATGTGAGCGGGGTCCGCGCCGTCATCGAGGAGCGTGCCCGCCGGGAGGGCACCGGCGCGGCCGTCCCCGTCACCGTGGCCGGCGGCGGGGACCGCCCCGTCGCGGAGGGGGCGGCCCAGCTCGTCCTCGCCCCGCTCTTCGGCCGGGCGGGAGAGGACGGCGGCGAGCGGGCCCCGCTGCGGCAGGGCGCCACAGGGCGGGGCCGATCGAGCGGATCGTGA
- a CDS encoding DUF6412 domain-containing protein: MNDDMNRVRRAVVRLFRPAAFLVLFLTEVLLAEGGSFSAAVALAATAAAGSALLVCSVISARCAAPVPRTRVRTAMRDREKRTAFLPQRDPDARGRTRPRAPGAALLTAA, encoded by the coding sequence ATGAACGACGACATGAACCGCGTACGCCGGGCGGTCGTCCGGCTCTTCCGCCCCGCCGCCTTCCTCGTTCTGTTCCTGACCGAGGTCCTCCTCGCCGAGGGCGGCAGCTTCTCCGCCGCCGTCGCGCTCGCCGCCACCGCGGCCGCCGGCTCGGCCCTCCTCGTCTGCTCCGTCATCAGCGCCCGCTGCGCCGCCCCCGTACCCCGTACGAGAGTGCGCACCGCCATGCGCGACCGGGAGAAGCGCACCGCGTTCCTCCCGCAACGCGACCCCGACGCCCGGGGACGCACCAGGCCCCGAGCGCCCGGGGCCGCCCTCCTGACGGCCGCGTAG
- a CDS encoding winged helix-turn-helix transcriptional regulator translates to MALGKDYAAQQCSIARALEVVGERWTLLVVRDAFYGVRRYNDFLGHLGIPRAVLASRLQALTEAGVLAKVRYQESPPRDEYVLTDSGKALWPTVRSLGLWGREHIEGTLPMRLFFHADCGTELGVYGQCPACGNTGVPLEDVEMRPGTGLDPDPEDPVSRALLSPRRLLQPLDADRV, encoded by the coding sequence ATGGCTCTCGGCAAGGACTACGCGGCACAGCAGTGCTCGATCGCCCGCGCTCTCGAAGTGGTCGGCGAACGCTGGACCCTGCTCGTCGTGCGCGACGCCTTCTACGGCGTACGCCGCTACAACGACTTCCTCGGCCACCTCGGCATCCCACGCGCCGTCCTGGCCTCCCGCCTCCAGGCCCTCACCGAGGCCGGGGTCCTGGCCAAGGTGCGCTACCAGGAGTCGCCGCCGCGCGACGAGTACGTCCTCACCGACAGCGGCAAGGCCCTCTGGCCCACCGTGCGCTCCCTCGGTCTCTGGGGCCGCGAGCACATCGAGGGCACCCTCCCCATGCGCCTCTTCTTCCACGCCGACTGCGGCACCGAGCTCGGCGTCTACGGGCAGTGCCCGGCCTGCGGGAACACCGGCGTCCCGCTGGAGGACGTGGAGATGCGGCCCGGCACCGGACTCGACCCCGACCCCGAGGACCCCGTCAGCCGGGCGCTGCTCTCCCCCCGCCGGCTCCTTCAGCCGCTGGACGCCGATCGTGTATAA
- a CDS encoding Gfo/Idh/MocA family oxidoreductase translates to MTVNAPLRVGLVGYGLAGSVFHAPLVSATGGLVLDTVVTSNEERKAQARAEFPGVRLVSSPEELWPRADELDLIVIASPNRTHVPLARAALEVGLPVVVDKPLAGTAAEARELAALAAERGLLLSVFQNRRWDNDFLTLAGLIEEGQLGEVQRFESRFERWRPQLKGGWRESGDPEEIGGLLYDLGSHVVDQALTLFGPAVQVYAESDVRRPGAAADDDTFIAITHVDGVRSHLYASATTAQLGPRFRVLGSKAGYVKYGLDPQEAALREGARPVTGEPWGEEPEELWGRVGSGESPLTGGGDPVRTLPGDYPAYYAAVAAALRGEGENPVTALQAAAALDVLEAARRSAREGVSVTLLPHHDEERHA, encoded by the coding sequence ATGACTGTCAACGCTCCTCTCCGCGTCGGGCTCGTCGGCTACGGCCTGGCGGGTTCCGTCTTCCACGCCCCGCTGGTGTCCGCGACCGGGGGCCTCGTCCTCGACACGGTCGTCACGTCGAACGAGGAGCGGAAGGCGCAGGCCCGCGCCGAGTTCCCCGGCGTGCGGCTGGTCTCCTCGCCCGAGGAGCTGTGGCCGCGCGCGGACGAGCTGGATCTGATCGTGATCGCCTCTCCGAACAGGACCCATGTCCCGCTCGCCAGGGCCGCTCTGGAGGTGGGGCTTCCGGTGGTCGTGGACAAGCCTCTCGCCGGTACGGCCGCCGAGGCACGCGAGCTGGCCGCACTGGCCGCGGAGCGGGGGCTGCTGCTCTCCGTCTTCCAGAACCGCCGCTGGGACAACGACTTCCTGACGCTGGCCGGCCTGATCGAGGAGGGCCAGCTCGGTGAGGTGCAGCGCTTCGAGTCGCGCTTCGAGCGGTGGCGGCCGCAGCTGAAGGGCGGCTGGCGCGAGTCGGGCGACCCGGAGGAGATCGGCGGGCTGCTGTACGACCTGGGCAGCCATGTCGTCGACCAGGCGCTCACCCTGTTCGGCCCCGCGGTGCAGGTGTACGCGGAGTCCGACGTACGCCGTCCGGGCGCGGCCGCCGACGACGACACCTTCATCGCGATCACCCACGTCGACGGGGTGCGTTCGCATCTGTACGCGAGCGCCACCACGGCGCAGCTCGGCCCGCGCTTCCGGGTGCTCGGCTCGAAGGCCGGCTATGTGAAGTACGGCCTGGACCCGCAGGAGGCGGCTCTGCGCGAGGGCGCGCGCCCGGTGACCGGCGAGCCGTGGGGCGAGGAGCCCGAGGAGCTGTGGGGGCGGGTAGGTTCGGGTGAGTCCCCGCTGACCGGCGGCGGTGACCCGGTCCGCACGCTGCCGGGTGACTACCCCGCGTACTACGCCGCTGTGGCCGCCGCCCTGCGGGGCGAGGGTGAGAACCCGGTGACGGCGCTGCAGGCCGCCGCCGCCCTGGACGTCCTGGAGGCGGCACGGCGCTCGGCCCGCGAGGGCGTGTCCGTGACCCTCCTCCCCCACCACGACGAGGAGCGGCACGCATGA
- a CDS encoding extracellular solute-binding protein, whose translation MTHAERGTARRRARAAVALGCLLALVSAACTGGGEGSGKSGEKETAAGPIVVASGLDVTGSGSVRQQLIEEWNRRHAGSKDRQAKLVELPGAADQQRSQLLGALQSGSARYDVVNLDITWIPEFAEAGLISPLPVAESGADDDADFIRQVHATTVWKGRTYARPFNTDVGLLYYRPDLLTDADIEPDKQPNANWTWDQLYSSVRTLGLNPVRPHERAGWTTQLKQYEGLTVNTVEAFADAGVHLTDSEGRYSSSPGELKKGLDSLLDRVGRGRVQPAALTSDETASLTDFAEGRAVFLRHWPYAYGALGNLMKADEYAVNRLPGKAVLGGQNLAVTADSPRAENARALITFLTSRESERCLLDAGFAATRASVYGSAPKPCWPRVAAALRPAGDSPKAAATGEGTPKGQGPEARNAYIRLLGAALTEAVQRPRTPYYGAFTQVLQSHVHALLAAERPDTAAAADHLDHALRDVFAGR comes from the coding sequence ATGACGCACGCCGAACGTGGCACCGCCCGCCGCCGGGCCAGGGCCGCCGTGGCTCTCGGCTGTCTCCTCGCGCTCGTCTCAGCCGCCTGCACCGGCGGGGGCGAGGGTTCCGGGAAGTCCGGCGAGAAGGAGACGGCGGCGGGCCCCATCGTCGTCGCCAGCGGGCTCGACGTCACCGGCTCCGGCAGTGTGCGGCAGCAGTTGATAGAGGAGTGGAACCGCCGGCACGCCGGATCGAAGGACCGGCAGGCCAAGCTCGTGGAGCTGCCCGGGGCCGCCGACCAGCAGCGCAGTCAGCTTCTGGGCGCCCTTCAGTCCGGCAGTGCCCGCTACGACGTGGTGAACCTCGACATCACCTGGATCCCGGAGTTCGCCGAGGCCGGACTGATCAGCCCGTTGCCCGTCGCGGAGAGCGGCGCCGACGACGACGCCGACTTCATCCGGCAGGTCCACGCCACGACCGTGTGGAAGGGCCGCACCTACGCCCGGCCGTTCAACACCGACGTGGGACTGCTGTACTACCGGCCCGACCTCCTGACCGACGCCGACATCGAGCCGGACAAGCAGCCCAACGCCAACTGGACCTGGGACCAGCTCTACTCCTCGGTCAGGACACTCGGGCTGAACCCGGTCCGCCCCCACGAACGGGCGGGCTGGACGACCCAGTTGAAGCAGTACGAAGGGCTGACCGTCAACACCGTCGAGGCGTTCGCCGACGCAGGGGTCCATCTCACCGACAGCGAGGGCCGGTACAGCTCCAGCCCCGGAGAGCTGAAGAAGGGACTCGACTCGCTCCTCGACCGCGTCGGCCGGGGCCGCGTCCAGCCCGCCGCGCTCACCTCCGACGAGACGGCGTCCCTCACCGACTTCGCCGAGGGCCGTGCCGTCTTCCTGCGCCACTGGCCCTACGCCTACGGGGCCTTGGGCAACCTGATGAAGGCCGATGAGTACGCCGTGAACCGGCTGCCGGGGAAGGCCGTGCTCGGCGGTCAGAACCTCGCCGTCACCGCCGACTCGCCGCGCGCCGAGAACGCCCGCGCCCTCATCACCTTCCTGACCTCCCGCGAGAGCGAGCGCTGCCTGCTCGACGCGGGCTTCGCCGCGACCCGGGCCTCCGTGTACGGCAGCGCGCCCAAGCCCTGCTGGCCCCGCGTCGCCGCCGCCCTCCGGCCCGCCGGGGACTCACCGAAGGCGGCGGCCACGGGGGAGGGCACCCCCAAGGGGCAGGGGCCCGAGGCACGCAACGCGTACATCCGGCTCCTCGGCGCGGCGCTGACCGAGGCCGTGCAGCGTCCGCGCACCCCCTACTACGGGGCGTTCACCCAGGTCCTGCAGTCCCATGTGCACGCGCTGCTGGCCGCGGAGAGACCCGACACCGCGGCGGCCGCCGACCATCTCGACCACGCCCTGCGGGACGTGTTCGCGGGCAGGTGA
- a CDS encoding YidC/Oxa1 family membrane protein insertase, producing MSAFMSAFASLVGAFADLLQPLFQNASTAAAIVLFTALVRLAVHPLSRAAARGQKARTKLQPQIAELRRKHSKNPDRMQKALMELHAKEKVSPLSGCLPSLLQMPAFFLLYHLFSSQRIGGDPNSLLGHELFGAPLGERWHHALSAGGPFGQQGLVYLGLFVIVAAVATFNYGRTKRQMAANPMTPATGPDGQPVPGMGAMTKVMPLMSFLTLVSVAYVPLAAALYIVTSTTWTALERAYLYRETPAAEAAVAPAV from the coding sequence ATGTCCGCATTCATGTCCGCTTTCGCGAGCCTGGTCGGCGCGTTCGCCGACCTGCTCCAGCCCCTCTTCCAGAACGCCTCCACCGCCGCCGCGATCGTCCTGTTCACCGCCCTCGTGCGGCTCGCCGTCCACCCCCTCTCACGGGCGGCGGCGCGCGGGCAGAAAGCCCGCACCAAGCTCCAGCCGCAGATCGCCGAACTGCGCAGGAAGCACTCCAAGAACCCCGACCGGATGCAGAAGGCGCTCATGGAGCTCCACGCGAAGGAGAAGGTCTCGCCCCTCTCCGGCTGCCTGCCGAGCCTGCTCCAGATGCCCGCCTTCTTCCTGCTCTACCACCTCTTCTCCAGCCAGAGGATCGGCGGCGACCCGAACTCGCTGCTCGGCCACGAGCTCTTCGGCGCCCCCCTCGGTGAGCGCTGGCACCACGCGCTCTCCGCGGGCGGGCCCTTCGGCCAGCAGGGGCTCGTCTACCTCGGGCTGTTCGTGATCGTCGCGGCCGTCGCCACCTTCAACTACGGACGCACCAAGCGCCAGATGGCGGCGAACCCCATGACGCCGGCCACCGGCCCGGACGGACAGCCGGTCCCCGGCATGGGAGCGATGACGAAGGTCATGCCGCTGATGTCCTTCCTGACCCTCGTCTCCGTCGCCTACGTGCCGCTCGCGGCGGCTCTGTACATCGTCACCAGCACCACCTGGACCGCCCTGGAGCGCGCCTACCTCTACCGGGAGACCCCGGCCGCCGAGGCCGCCGTCGCCCCCGCCGTCTGA
- a CDS encoding MFS transporter, whose protein sequence is MTQQPVRTATAPAPRPVRLRPPHRPGATLAVTSAATAVALMNYTAPMAALPALSAASATPPAAQAWLLNGAPLGLAVLLLVAGSLADDFGRRRLFLIGTFGLGLTAALGALTTDTVGFTLARAGQGAASAAILATSLGLLVGAYPVGHARIRAMGVWGAFVSAGIALGPLLAGSLGGLDWRLTYLALGLAALVTGIFAVRTLTESRAPRAGRPDIVGAAVLGLAMTALLTALTLGRDGWLRAPVGLLLLAALALTAVFAVVERRAAAPLIDLSLFRSRAFLASAVGGLFTGLSVIGLFSYLPTLLQHALSMSALDSAWLFLLWSGTSFAVALQSRRLTGRVSARHQLAAGFAFHAVAVLPMLGTLTGAPGDAGASVWARLVPALVVAGAGSGLINAALPRLAVESVPAERAAMGSGANNTARYLGSSAGVAVTIAVATTPAGADGAVLLSAVMAVVATAGVLLLREH, encoded by the coding sequence ATGACCCAGCAGCCCGTACGGACCGCCACCGCTCCCGCGCCACGGCCCGTCCGCCTCCGCCCGCCGCACCGGCCCGGTGCGACGCTCGCCGTCACCAGCGCCGCCACCGCCGTCGCGCTGATGAACTACACCGCGCCGATGGCGGCGCTCCCCGCCCTCTCCGCCGCCTCAGCCACCCCGCCGGCCGCCCAGGCGTGGCTGCTCAACGGGGCGCCGCTCGGTCTCGCGGTGCTGCTGCTGGTCGCGGGCAGCCTGGCCGACGACTTCGGCCGTCGCAGGCTGTTCCTCATCGGCACCTTCGGCCTCGGCCTGACCGCCGCGCTCGGCGCCCTCACCACGGACACCGTCGGCTTCACCCTCGCCCGGGCCGGTCAGGGCGCCGCGAGTGCGGCGATCCTGGCCACAAGCCTCGGACTGCTGGTCGGCGCCTATCCGGTCGGCCATGCGCGGATCAGGGCCATGGGGGTGTGGGGCGCGTTCGTCAGCGCCGGGATCGCACTGGGCCCGCTGCTCGCGGGCTCGCTCGGCGGCCTCGACTGGCGGCTCACGTACCTCGCCCTGGGCCTGGCCGCCCTCGTCACCGGGATATTCGCGGTCCGGACGCTCACCGAGTCCCGCGCGCCCCGCGCCGGGCGGCCCGACATCGTGGGCGCCGCCGTGCTCGGTCTGGCGATGACCGCGCTGCTGACGGCGCTGACGCTCGGCCGTGACGGCTGGCTGCGCGCGCCCGTCGGTCTGCTGCTGCTCGCGGCCCTGGCGCTGACCGCCGTGTTCGCCGTGGTGGAGCGCCGCGCGGCGGCCCCGCTGATCGACCTGTCGCTGTTCCGCAGCCGCGCCTTCCTGGCCTCGGCGGTGGGTGGCCTGTTCACGGGGCTCTCCGTGATCGGCCTGTTCAGCTATCTGCCGACCCTGCTCCAGCACGCGCTCTCGATGTCCGCGCTCGACTCGGCCTGGCTGTTCCTCCTCTGGTCCGGTACGTCGTTCGCCGTGGCCCTGCAGTCTCGGCGGCTGACCGGCCGGGTCTCGGCCCGGCACCAGCTGGCGGCCGGTTTCGCGTTCCACGCGGTGGCGGTGCTGCCGATGCTGGGGACGCTGACCGGCGCACCGGGCGACGCGGGGGCGTCGGTGTGGGCGCGGCTCGTCCCGGCCCTGGTCGTGGCGGGTGCGGGCAGCGGCCTGATCAACGCGGCACTGCCCCGCCTGGCGGTCGAGTCCGTACCGGCGGAACGCGCGGCCATGGGGTCCGGCGCCAACAACACCGCCCGCTACCTCGGCTCCTCCGCGGGTGTGGCCGTCACGATCGCGGTGGCGACGACTCCGGCTGGCGCCGACGGGGCGGTGCTGCTGTCCGCCGTCATGGCGGTCGTGGCCACGGCGGGTGTCCTCCTCCTCCGGGAGCACTGA
- a CDS encoding fumarylacetoacetate hydrolase family protein encodes MKLLRVGTAGAERPALLDRNGTLRDLSGLVTDIDGELLADASALARVREAAQTPDVLPPLDANGLRVGPPLGRIGKIVCIGLNYHDHAAETGAAIPDEPILFFKAPDTVVGPEDTVLVPRRSRKTDWEVELAVVIGRTARYLDTAEEALGHVAGYATSHDVSEREFQIERGGTWDKGKNCETFNPLGPWLVTADEVPDPQALPLKLWVNGELKQDGTTAQQIFPVGEVVRYLSHFMTLYPGDVINTGTPAGVAMGHPEPKPYLRAGDVVELEIEGLGRQRQEFKDA; translated from the coding sequence TTGAAGCTTCTTCGAGTGGGTACGGCTGGCGCGGAACGCCCCGCACTGCTTGACCGTAACGGGACCTTGCGTGACCTTTCGGGCCTCGTCACCGACATCGACGGAGAGCTCCTCGCCGATGCCTCGGCGCTGGCCCGGGTGCGCGAGGCCGCCCAGACGCCCGACGTTCTGCCCCCGCTCGACGCGAACGGCCTCCGGGTCGGACCGCCTCTCGGGCGGATCGGCAAGATCGTGTGCATCGGGCTGAACTACCACGACCACGCGGCCGAGACCGGAGCGGCGATCCCGGACGAACCGATCCTGTTCTTCAAGGCCCCCGACACCGTCGTCGGCCCCGAGGACACCGTCCTCGTGCCGCGCCGCAGCCGGAAGACGGACTGGGAGGTCGAGCTCGCCGTCGTGATCGGCCGCACCGCCCGCTACCTGGACACCGCCGAGGAGGCGCTCGGGCACGTCGCCGGATACGCGACCTCGCACGACGTCTCCGAGCGGGAGTTCCAGATCGAGCGCGGCGGCACCTGGGACAAGGGCAAGAACTGCGAGACCTTCAACCCGCTCGGCCCCTGGCTCGTCACCGCCGACGAGGTGCCCGACCCGCAGGCGCTGCCGCTGAAGCTCTGGGTCAACGGCGAACTGAAGCAGGACGGCACGACAGCCCAGCAGATCTTCCCGGTCGGCGAGGTCGTGCGCTATCTGAGCCACTTCATGACGCTCTACCCGGGCGACGTCATCAACACCGGCACCCCCGCCGGGGTGGCCATGGGCCACCCCGAGCCCAAGCCCTACCTCCGCGCGGGCGACGTCGTGGAGCTCGAGATCGAGGGGCTCGGACGCCAGCGCCAGGAATTCAAGGACGCGTAG